One window from the genome of Alkalihalobacillus sp. LMS6 encodes:
- a CDS encoding endospore germination permease, whose translation MESNQTFTGVSYTFMVIYATCSTALLGIPASMAYFVAQDAWLFPIIGSLIGIPIIFSYTVLARWMPNGTIFQMNDMILGKAFGTVASALFLLFPLFHFPAIISYNVGFMANFLLPGTPLFVLFLLCMLTIVYGVYCGIEPIARTATLISIFFIPPLILLIGLNTADVDVKMLEPMMRMSVSDGANALAFFMGNVVCNVVIQLAVFPRYLNSKKSGERALWIGYLIGCTILTILTFLCITVLSPQVTGRDFYPALSLAQRIELGEFLERIEATITIIWFISIYFNLLLYLFAIMEGISHLFKLKDSKALLLPVGMLLLFVSLTMFDSVVQEREFYRFVSIPQSILVGFVFPALLVLIGAIRRKKNHLPLYPKHQSKGSNSLSSTSST comes from the coding sequence ATGGAATCAAATCAAACTTTTACCGGTGTTTCTTATACATTTATGGTGATTTATGCCACTTGTAGTACAGCGCTTCTAGGCATCCCTGCTTCTATGGCTTATTTCGTTGCTCAAGACGCTTGGCTCTTTCCGATAATTGGCAGTTTAATTGGAATTCCGATTATCTTTTCTTATACCGTACTTGCTCGCTGGATGCCTAACGGTACGATTTTTCAAATGAATGATATGATTCTAGGGAAAGCTTTTGGCACAGTTGCTTCTGCTCTGTTTCTCCTCTTCCCGCTGTTTCACTTCCCAGCAATTATTTCTTATAACGTCGGATTTATGGCGAATTTCTTATTACCTGGTACGCCTCTTTTTGTTCTTTTTTTACTCTGTATGTTGACGATTGTGTACGGGGTATATTGCGGGATCGAGCCCATCGCTCGGACGGCAACACTTATTAGTATTTTTTTTATACCTCCACTAATTTTGTTAATTGGTCTGAATACGGCTGATGTAGACGTTAAGATGTTGGAGCCTATGATGAGAATGAGTGTATCAGATGGCGCGAACGCACTCGCCTTTTTTATGGGGAATGTGGTCTGCAATGTCGTCATTCAATTGGCGGTTTTCCCCCGGTACCTCAATTCTAAAAAATCTGGAGAACGCGCTCTTTGGATTGGCTATTTGATTGGCTGTACCATTTTGACCATACTCACGTTTCTTTGTATTACGGTCTTATCTCCACAAGTAACGGGCAGAGATTTTTATCCGGCTCTATCTCTGGCACAACGAATTGAGCTTGGAGAGTTTCTAGAACGAATTGAAGCGACCATTACGATAATTTGGTTTATCTCCATTTACTTTAACTTACTGCTTTATTTGTTTGCGATTATGGAAGGCATTTCACACTTGTTTAAACTGAAAGATAGCAAAGCTCTACTCCTACCAGTTGGGATGCTCCTTTTGTTTGTTAGCTTGACGATGTTTGACAGCGTTGTGCAAGAACGAGAATTTTATCGCTTTGTGAGCATTCCTCAGTCCATTCTAGTCGGGTTTGTCTTTCCAGCTCTTTTAGTTTTAATTGGCGCCATTCGCCGAAAAAAGAACCATCTTCCTTTGTATCCAAAGCATCAATCAAAAGGAAGCAACAGCCTTTCTTCCACATCCAGTACGTAA
- a CDS encoding MurR/RpiR family transcriptional regulator — translation MLRFDERIELKKKSLTATEEKIIHQLKVQDKPFLLSMGELAVLSQVSEPSVVRLYKKLEYQSYQELKVALAQEMADMKPSSLEIIDITKDDSADVIFEKMGDQLFQAMALTKEKLANDAFEYAVQKLIQAKRLYFFGQGLSATMAEDGAHKFMRLGGNVLAVKDPHYQAIYASHMNDHDVVIAISHSGETTNIYEVLKMAKASGAYTLAITANESSSIASVADDVLLTQAHETKQRSDAMISRLVQLVLMDTLYTRVAAEAGDDGKKKINQARLAVTRMKK, via the coding sequence ATGCTTCGGTTTGATGAACGCATTGAATTAAAAAAGAAATCGCTTACGGCGACAGAAGAAAAAATCATTCACCAGTTAAAAGTTCAAGATAAACCCTTCCTATTATCAATGGGTGAACTGGCGGTGCTTAGTCAAGTAAGTGAACCAAGTGTCGTTCGTTTATATAAGAAACTAGAATATCAATCGTATCAAGAGCTCAAGGTAGCGCTGGCCCAAGAAATGGCTGATATGAAACCGTCTTCTTTAGAGATTATTGATATTACAAAAGATGATTCAGCCGACGTAATTTTTGAGAAGATGGGCGATCAACTGTTTCAAGCAATGGCGCTAACCAAAGAAAAACTTGCTAACGATGCGTTCGAATACGCTGTCCAAAAGCTCATTCAAGCCAAACGACTATACTTTTTCGGACAAGGCCTTTCCGCAACAATGGCTGAAGACGGTGCCCACAAATTTATGCGCTTAGGTGGAAACGTTTTAGCAGTGAAGGACCCTCATTACCAAGCCATCTATGCGAGTCATATGAATGACCACGATGTGGTCATTGCCATTTCGCATTCAGGTGAAACGACGAATATTTATGAAGTTCTAAAGATGGCAAAAGCGAGTGGAGCTTATACACTTGCTATTACTGCGAATGAATCGTCAAGTATTGCAAGCGTCGCCGATGATGTTTTGCTTACGCAAGCTCATGAAACAAAGCAACGATCGGATGCAATGATTTCAAGGCTCGTTCAACTCGTATTAATGGATACGCTTTATACAAGGGTTGCTGCTGAAGCAGGCGATGATGGGAAAAAGAAAATTAACCAAGCCCGCTTAGCCGTAACACGCATGAAAAAATAA
- a CDS encoding ABC transporter ATP-binding protein, translating into MEMLNVQNLSKVYGKGDTAVKALDNISFSVKKGQFVAIIGPSGSGKSTLLHLLGGVDRPTSGHVSVDQTDMYQLNETQLAIFRRRQIGLIYQFYNLIPILTVEENITLPMLLDGHKVDDTKLTNMLERLGLEKRSQYLPNQLSGGQQQRVSIGRALISNPAIMLADEPTGNLDSKNSKEIIDLLKYFNRSLKQTLIVITHDERIALQADRIITIEDGKVASDEVTGR; encoded by the coding sequence ATGGAAATGTTAAACGTTCAAAACTTGTCTAAAGTGTACGGTAAAGGTGATACCGCGGTGAAAGCGTTAGACAATATATCGTTTTCGGTGAAGAAAGGGCAATTTGTTGCGATTATCGGACCGTCAGGGTCTGGAAAGTCGACATTGCTTCATTTGTTAGGCGGAGTTGACCGGCCAACAAGTGGCCACGTATCGGTTGACCAGACAGATATGTATCAACTCAACGAAACCCAACTGGCGATTTTCAGGAGACGTCAAATTGGGCTCATCTATCAATTTTACAATCTGATTCCGATCTTAACGGTTGAAGAAAATATTACGTTGCCTATGTTGCTTGATGGACATAAAGTCGATGACACAAAACTAACAAATATGCTAGAACGTCTCGGTTTAGAAAAGAGATCACAATATTTACCGAATCAGCTATCCGGTGGGCAGCAGCAACGGGTGTCAATAGGGCGTGCGTTGATAAGTAACCCCGCCATTATGCTTGCTGATGAACCTACAGGGAATTTAGATAGTAAGAACAGTAAAGAAATCATAGATTTATTAAAGTATTTTAACCGTTCATTGAAGCAAACGTTAATTGTGATCACTCATGATGAGCGGATTGCTCTTCAAGCAGATCGAATTATCACAATTGAAGATGGGAAGGTTGCCAGTGATGAGGTGACTGGTCGATGA
- a CDS encoding ABC transporter permease, whose product MTIINKLTIRNLRENKKRTMVTLFGTIVSVAMIFAVATIGTSLMDLLQRNAASNSGEWHVSYSDVSGPEVEELRSFDRTGDLILHNRLGFVEEQAFLEETGKPFLFINEFNEEGFSYFPLELESGRLPESEKELVLSTAVRGVLDEYELGETVVLEYGNRVLEDGSYLDEHQFVESVYDEETNEYIDSEEVFEVVGERTFTVVGFVEPPSWEPAWGPVHTAITFYDEKQLVSETVTDARIVADRVNRSLFDDVEPLNEMLGQDAVFNDDILRYHGLTPNDTLQTTLYSIVGIIMIIIVIGSVSLIFNAFAISVSERSKQLGMLSSVGATKRQKRNSVYFEGLIIGLISIPIGLVAGFVGLAITFYFINDVFQTTMGISEELYVVIKPMAVLIAVAVSSLTIFFSSYIPARRASRISAIDAIRQSNDVKLTKKTIKTSRFTTWLFGMEAELALKNLKRNKKRYYITVFSLIISIVLFLSVTFFTSTMTQSITLTQQDPQYDLSVYSSEGTSDYEQLLNDEDVMEFVRDTQMARELSLIGQPRVEQIPERMNEQFQELEATAESFTFNVRAIGLDEASYSDMIENAKQTGEQRLSDHVPAIVVETIQYPDDEAGQYVETTAIDTEIGDTLSLDFYDWENEEDVNISSVEVIGLTDELPLNVGNLYLGDVVLIMEQEHLNQLLTETDEFEPDDGTLYLKSEHPNETEAAIDGIGNERLSMWNQYERVESDLQMVFVVSVFTYGFIALITLISVANIFNTISTGVGLRKKELAMYRSIGMTPRAFRKMIRFESLFYGINALAIGLPVSFGVMYLMYRTMLGSFYYPFTVPWVALGSVIVAVFVIVTLAMTYAVSKIKKESIIDGLKQENM is encoded by the coding sequence ATGACTATTATCAACAAGTTAACCATTCGCAACTTGCGGGAAAATAAAAAACGTACGATGGTGACATTATTTGGCACCATCGTTTCTGTGGCAATGATCTTTGCTGTTGCGACAATTGGTACATCATTAATGGATTTGCTTCAGCGAAATGCAGCTTCTAATAGTGGCGAATGGCATGTGTCATATAGTGATGTTAGTGGTCCGGAGGTAGAGGAGCTACGTTCGTTCGACAGGACAGGGGATTTAATCCTGCACAATCGCTTAGGTTTTGTAGAAGAGCAAGCTTTTTTAGAAGAGACGGGAAAACCGTTTTTGTTTATTAATGAATTTAATGAAGAAGGTTTTTCGTATTTCCCATTAGAGTTAGAATCAGGTCGTCTACCTGAATCTGAAAAAGAACTGGTGTTATCCACCGCAGTTCGTGGTGTTCTTGATGAATATGAACTTGGTGAAACCGTGGTCCTTGAATATGGCAATCGGGTGCTTGAAGATGGAAGCTATTTAGATGAACATCAGTTCGTCGAATCTGTTTATGATGAAGAAACCAATGAGTACATTGATTCAGAAGAAGTGTTTGAAGTGGTGGGGGAGCGAACATTTACAGTTGTCGGCTTTGTTGAACCCCCTTCATGGGAACCAGCTTGGGGGCCAGTCCATACGGCAATTACGTTTTACGATGAGAAGCAGCTAGTCTCCGAAACGGTTACAGATGCACGGATTGTGGCTGATCGTGTGAATCGATCCCTGTTTGACGACGTCGAGCCATTAAATGAAATGCTAGGACAAGATGCAGTCTTTAACGATGATATTTTGCGTTACCATGGATTAACACCAAACGATACGTTGCAAACAACGCTTTATTCCATTGTTGGTATTATTATGATCATTATTGTGATTGGATCGGTTTCCCTAATTTTTAATGCCTTTGCGATATCGGTATCAGAACGATCAAAACAACTAGGCATGCTTTCAAGTGTAGGCGCAACAAAAAGACAAAAGCGAAACTCTGTTTATTTTGAAGGGCTCATTATCGGTCTTATTAGTATTCCAATTGGACTTGTAGCAGGTTTTGTAGGTTTGGCTATTACCTTTTACTTTATTAATGATGTGTTTCAAACAACAATGGGCATTTCAGAAGAATTATATGTTGTCATTAAGCCAATGGCGGTCTTGATTGCTGTTGCAGTTTCATCATTAACCATCTTTTTCTCCTCTTATATTCCAGCGCGACGAGCCTCGCGTATTTCAGCCATTGATGCCATTCGTCAATCAAATGATGTGAAGTTAACAAAGAAAACGATTAAAACATCGCGATTCACCACGTGGCTTTTCGGCATGGAAGCAGAACTTGCACTTAAGAATCTTAAACGAAATAAGAAGCGATACTACATCACGGTATTTTCCCTTATTATTAGCATTGTTTTATTCTTGTCTGTGACGTTCTTTACATCTACAATGACGCAATCGATTACGCTGACACAACAAGATCCGCAGTACGATTTATCGGTCTATTCGTCGGAAGGAACGAGCGACTATGAGCAGCTCTTAAATGATGAAGACGTCATGGAGTTCGTTCGTGATACGCAAATGGCTAGGGAACTATCATTAATTGGTCAACCTAGAGTAGAACAGATTCCAGAACGTATGAATGAACAATTTCAGGAACTAGAGGCAACCGCTGAATCATTTACCTTTAACGTTCGTGCCATTGGATTAGATGAAGCATCTTATTCGGACATGATTGAGAACGCGAAACAAACTGGAGAGCAACGCTTGTCTGATCATGTTCCAGCAATTGTGGTGGAAACAATACAATACCCTGATGACGAAGCGGGTCAGTATGTAGAAACAACGGCAATTGATACAGAGATTGGAGACACGCTATCGTTAGATTTTTATGATTGGGAGAATGAAGAGGATGTAAATATAAGTTCAGTTGAGGTAATTGGCTTAACCGACGAACTTCCTTTAAATGTAGGGAACCTGTACCTTGGGGATGTCGTGCTCATTATGGAACAGGAGCACTTAAATCAATTGTTAACAGAAACGGATGAGTTTGAGCCAGACGATGGAACCTTGTATTTAAAAAGTGAGCACCCAAATGAAACGGAGGCTGCCATTGATGGCATTGGAAACGAACGATTAAGCATGTGGAATCAATATGAGCGGGTAGAAAGCGACCTGCAAATGGTGTTCGTCGTAAGTGTGTTTACGTACGGTTTTATTGCCTTAATTACGCTTATATCCGTTGCGAACATTTTTAACACCATCTCTACTGGCGTTGGTCTAAGAAAAAAAGAACTGGCAATGTATCGTTCAATCGGAATGACACCACGTGCGTTTAGAAAGATGATTCGATTTGAAAGCTTGTTTTATGGCATCAATGCATTGGCTATCGGGTTGCCCGTAAGTTTTGGCGTTATGTACTTAATGTATCGGACCATGCTTGGAAGTTTTTATTATCCATTTACTGTTCCATGGGTTGCCCTTGGCTCCGTTATTGTCGCCGTGTTTGTCATCGTGACCCTTGCCATGACGTATGCGGTCTCGAAAATAAAAAAAGAAAGCATTATTGATGGCTTAAAACAAGAGAATATGTAA
- a CDS encoding class II fructose-bisphosphate aldolase, whose protein sequence is MFTTTKEVLAFAENTSTAIAAFNCYNAETIQAAVKAAENQNQPVIIAYGERYKEYMNLEAFAAFTKAIAENATVDVALHLDHSYEFDTIRRAVHAGFTSVMFDGSALSLEENIKQTKEVVDFAHEHGVHVEAEIGSMQKGAFSDEEEGDGRLTDPDEAADFVKKTNVDFLAASIGTVHGMYDGDPEIRLDLLDALKERMDTPLVLHGGSGTPEKEVLQAIQKGIRKINVNTEISLTAVANMAETLSTKPKTHLSVVMENAQNAMISHMENVIKLYKS, encoded by the coding sequence ATGTTTACTACAACAAAAGAAGTCCTCGCATTTGCTGAGAACACTAGTACCGCAATTGCAGCCTTTAACTGCTATAATGCAGAGACGATACAAGCGGCTGTCAAAGCGGCAGAAAACCAAAATCAGCCCGTAATTATTGCTTACGGCGAGCGCTATAAAGAGTATATGAATTTAGAAGCTTTTGCTGCATTTACGAAAGCGATTGCTGAAAACGCTACAGTTGATGTCGCCCTACACCTTGACCATAGTTATGAATTTGATACGATTCGTCGCGCCGTTCATGCCGGCTTTACGTCCGTGATGTTTGATGGTTCGGCACTATCATTAGAAGAAAATATTAAACAGACGAAGGAAGTTGTTGATTTTGCCCATGAGCACGGCGTACACGTAGAAGCAGAAATCGGCTCCATGCAAAAAGGCGCATTTTCTGATGAAGAAGAAGGCGATGGTCGGTTAACAGACCCAGATGAAGCAGCGGATTTTGTTAAGAAAACAAATGTTGATTTTCTTGCCGCGTCGATCGGAACTGTTCACGGCATGTATGACGGTGACCCTGAAATTCGTTTAGATTTGCTGGATGCACTGAAAGAACGAATGGATACACCGCTTGTTCTTCATGGAGGATCTGGAACACCAGAGAAAGAAGTATTGCAAGCGATCCAAAAAGGTATTCGCAAAATCAATGTCAATACGGAAATCTCATTAACAGCCGTTGCGAATATGGCGGAAACGTTATCTACAAAACCAAAAACACATCTTAGTGTAGTGATGGAGAACGCACAAAACGCAATGATCAGCCATATGGAGAATGTTATTAAACTTTATAAGAGCTAA
- a CDS encoding Ger(x)C family spore germination protein, with the protein MMKNTKLMILFLVLCLSLSGCWDRWELNELSLIVGMAIDKDEDEYILTMQAMNPAEIASQETGRGYAQAMNVQERSKTIHESLRRMVQKSPRRSFISQLKVLVISEDVAKDGLEHVLDFFYRDHESRSDFYIVVSQGERAHDVLDIITPLETLPSQNIFDSISFSLRSYGGTKAMTLDELYQEMMAEGIEPSIMGIKVSGDLEKGKTKANAEVNSPAAMLRIDEIALFKQNKLIGWLNSTDSKGLDYLTQDVSDSVGSFTCPGGGEIAIEVRDVHRELQTEIIHDVPKATYKFEVDGTISEVDCESLDLALPSSYQKVEEFASEEFTKTLYSTIDKTKELKTDVLGIGQDVYRNHPDYWEANRDQWDTLYPQVDVEIDINLHITDSGSIINSFLKKGDT; encoded by the coding sequence ATGATGAAGAACACAAAATTAATGATTTTATTTCTTGTGTTATGCCTTTCTTTATCCGGATGCTGGGATCGTTGGGAACTAAACGAACTGTCTCTAATTGTTGGAATGGCGATTGATAAAGACGAGGATGAATACATTCTGACGATGCAAGCGATGAATCCTGCTGAGATCGCCTCACAAGAAACAGGGCGTGGATATGCCCAAGCGATGAATGTACAGGAGCGTTCAAAAACGATTCATGAATCATTACGAAGAATGGTACAAAAGTCGCCACGACGCTCATTTATTTCGCAATTAAAAGTACTTGTGATTAGTGAAGACGTTGCGAAAGATGGTTTGGAACATGTACTTGATTTCTTTTATCGCGATCATGAATCTCGATCCGATTTCTATATTGTTGTTTCGCAAGGAGAACGTGCCCACGATGTGTTAGATATCATCACGCCACTTGAAACACTACCATCACAAAATATTTTTGATTCCATTAGCTTTTCACTCCGTTCTTATGGCGGTACGAAAGCGATGACCCTTGATGAGCTCTACCAGGAAATGATGGCTGAAGGCATTGAACCTTCTATTATGGGAATTAAAGTCTCCGGCGATTTAGAAAAAGGAAAAACGAAAGCCAATGCTGAGGTGAACAGTCCCGCCGCCATGTTGCGAATTGATGAAATTGCGTTGTTCAAGCAAAACAAACTGATTGGTTGGCTCAATTCAACTGACAGTAAAGGACTAGATTATTTAACGCAAGATGTCAGCGACAGTGTCGGCAGCTTTACGTGTCCTGGTGGAGGAGAAATTGCTATAGAAGTTCGGGATGTCCACCGAGAGTTACAGACTGAAATCATTCACGACGTACCTAAAGCGACATACAAATTTGAAGTAGATGGCACCATTTCCGAAGTAGATTGCGAAAGCCTTGATCTTGCGCTCCCCTCTTCCTATCAAAAAGTAGAGGAATTTGCTAGCGAAGAATTTACGAAAACGCTCTATAGCACAATTGATAAAACAAAGGAGTTAAAGACAGACGTTCTCGGAATTGGACAAGACGTCTATCGCAACCATCCCGATTACTGGGAAGCGAATCGGGACCAATGGGATACCTTATATCCTCAAGTCGACGTGGAGATTGACATCAACCTTCACATTACTGATAGCGGAAGTATTATTAATTCATTTCTGAAGAAAGGAGATACGTAA
- a CDS encoding endospore germination permease, protein MIREKLTTNQFRFLVLFSTCSTSLLSLPLIIGTMVGRDAWWIVLIGTIAGLPFIWLFTIIARWYPDKDIFEVSKSILGKTFGTVNVVLITALPFLTVSTKLHYSLTFIDNHLLPETPIVIVVGICMSIVAMGAYLGITTLGRTAELLSIFFFVPLIMLFIFKITEVSIEFVQPFFRGEDNQYISAFLFYFAITACNNFLILSFFPKYVQDKKKASRAFFEGHLAACLTLFLVTLLCISVLGPELMTSSYYPLFSLSQRVSFGDFAERVEALLTIIWFITIYFKITLYLYVVVSGIGNVFSLKNPRPLTVPLALFFVFIPLQAFDDSAADYEFYIGPAMWLSLGIGGLIPLLLFLIGSIKRARSKQVSVSKDPSNSG, encoded by the coding sequence ATGATTCGTGAAAAATTAACAACGAACCAATTTCGATTTCTTGTTTTGTTTAGTACTTGCAGCACATCGTTACTAAGCCTCCCTTTAATCATCGGCACCATGGTTGGTCGGGATGCATGGTGGATTGTTCTCATCGGAACGATTGCTGGCTTACCTTTTATCTGGTTATTTACAATCATCGCTCGATGGTACCCCGATAAAGATATTTTTGAAGTTAGTAAATCGATTCTTGGTAAAACGTTCGGCACGGTCAATGTCGTGTTGATTACCGCACTTCCATTTTTAACTGTTTCAACGAAGCTACACTATTCGCTTACGTTCATTGACAATCATCTCTTACCTGAAACCCCCATCGTAATCGTTGTCGGCATTTGTATGTCAATTGTCGCTATGGGCGCGTACCTGGGCATTACCACCCTAGGACGGACAGCAGAATTATTAAGCATTTTCTTTTTTGTACCTTTAATTATGCTGTTTATTTTTAAAATAACCGAGGTGTCGATTGAATTTGTACAACCGTTTTTTCGTGGAGAAGACAATCAATACATCTCTGCTTTTCTGTTTTATTTCGCTATTACCGCATGTAATAACTTTTTAATTCTGAGTTTTTTTCCAAAATATGTACAAGACAAGAAAAAAGCATCAAGAGCTTTTTTTGAAGGGCACTTAGCTGCTTGCTTGACCTTGTTTCTCGTAACATTGTTATGTATCTCTGTACTCGGACCAGAGTTAATGACGAGTTCGTATTATCCTTTATTTTCATTGTCACAGCGCGTGTCTTTTGGTGATTTCGCGGAGCGTGTGGAAGCATTGCTAACCATTATCTGGTTTATCACGATTTACTTCAAAATCACTCTTTATTTATACGTCGTCGTAAGTGGGATTGGAAATGTCTTTTCTCTCAAAAATCCTCGCCCTCTAACCGTACCACTTGCCTTATTTTTCGTCTTTATTCCGCTACAGGCATTCGACGACTCTGCGGCAGATTATGAGTTCTACATTGGTCCAGCGATGTGGCTGTCGCTCGGAATAGGAGGGCTCATTCCGTTGTTATTGTTCTTGATCGGTAGTATAAAAAGAGCCCGGTCAAAACAAGTATCTGTTTCAAAAGATCCATCTAATAGTGGATAA
- a CDS encoding spore germination protein, with protein MDKKGNSSTIYVQPAKTLDEKLTYIQQIIGKSDDLVFRPFSFGQETKIKASMVYIDGLVDDRALQKMIGGAKNLDLSQGETLSTIQLSLEEIGHTEIALEYETLLEKLLKGSCICLMEGFSTCITVAIPQFSERQVAEPTTETVVRGPREGFVENMRVNTSLIRRRLADENLWIDSMKLGKRSKTSISIAYVNGIVDKDLVTELYERLERIDTDSILEDGSVEELIQDSFYTPFPTVYTTERPDTTVSHLLEGKIAIIVDGSPMVMIVPALFVHFFHNTEDYTQRSDISTLIRILRFGCILIALLGPSLYIAVTTFHQELIPTGLLGNLAAQREGTPFPTFIETLIMEITFEILREAGIRMPQPVGQAVSIVGAIVIGQAAVQAGIVSAAVVIVVSITAISSFVFPSYNIGIPIRILRFGFMGLSASFGLVGICIGFTAMLLHLSSLKSFGVPYMEGFTPFVRKNQQDMIFRAPKWMMKKRPKPGDQNDLIRDQSKRPSPDN; from the coding sequence GTGGACAAAAAAGGCAATTCCTCAACGATTTACGTACAACCAGCAAAGACACTTGATGAGAAACTTACATACATTCAACAAATTATCGGCAAAAGTGACGACTTGGTTTTTCGACCCTTTTCATTTGGTCAAGAAACGAAAATAAAGGCTTCCATGGTTTATATAGATGGCCTCGTGGATGACCGAGCATTGCAAAAAATGATCGGTGGCGCCAAGAACCTTGATCTTTCACAAGGTGAGACCTTATCGACGATTCAACTAAGTCTTGAAGAAATCGGGCATACAGAAATCGCACTTGAGTACGAAACGCTATTAGAAAAATTACTAAAAGGAAGCTGTATTTGCTTAATGGAAGGTTTTTCGACCTGTATTACCGTAGCCATTCCTCAATTTTCTGAACGACAAGTAGCTGAACCTACCACCGAAACAGTCGTGCGCGGACCACGCGAAGGATTTGTTGAAAATATGCGTGTGAATACGTCCCTCATCCGAAGGCGCCTCGCAGATGAAAACCTTTGGATTGATTCGATGAAATTAGGAAAACGTTCTAAAACATCCATTTCAATTGCTTATGTTAACGGCATTGTGGATAAAGACTTAGTTACAGAACTTTATGAGCGGTTGGAGCGAATTGATACTGACAGCATCTTAGAAGATGGCAGCGTTGAAGAGCTTATCCAAGATTCTTTTTATACGCCGTTTCCAACGGTTTATACGACGGAACGTCCTGATACGACGGTTTCTCACCTACTTGAAGGAAAAATCGCGATTATCGTTGATGGCTCACCAATGGTCATGATTGTACCGGCATTATTCGTACATTTTTTTCACAATACCGAAGACTACACGCAGCGTTCTGATATAAGTACATTAATTCGGATCCTACGCTTTGGCTGTATTTTAATCGCGTTACTCGGTCCATCTTTATATATCGCTGTGACGACGTTTCATCAAGAACTCATCCCAACTGGCTTATTAGGAAACCTAGCTGCCCAGCGAGAAGGCACCCCTTTTCCTACATTTATTGAAACACTCATTATGGAAATTACGTTTGAAATTTTGCGTGAAGCCGGAATTCGCATGCCTCAGCCAGTTGGTCAAGCGGTTTCCATCGTTGGCGCCATTGTCATTGGACAAGCCGCTGTGCAAGCCGGAATTGTGTCCGCTGCAGTCGTAATCGTCGTTTCCATTACAGCAATCTCAAGCTTTGTGTTTCCAAGTTACAACATTGGCATCCCGATTCGAATTTTACGTTTCGGCTTTATGGGGCTGTCTGCTTCCTTTGGGTTAGTCGGGATCTGTATCGGCTTTACCGCTATGCTCCTTCATCTTTCTAGTTTGAAATCATTCGGCGTTCCTTATATGGAAGGGTTCACACCATTTGTCCGTAAAAATCAACAAGATATGATTTTTCGCGCACCTAAATGGATGATGAAGAAACGACCAAAACCTGGCGATCAAAATGACCTAATTCGCGATCAAAGTAAACGTCCAAGTCCAGACAACTAA